The Muribaculum intestinale genome includes the window TCCAGAGGCATTACCTTCAGTGATGGCATTTCTTTGGCAATGAAATCGCATATTTCCGTATAGTTGCCATGAAGGTACTCCACGAGCTGTCCGAGCCAGTTGCTGCCGTAGCTGTATGCGGCGATTGTGGCAGCTATACCGAATGGATTTACATCGCATACTTCATTGATATTTATCGCCCTGTCGATGCGCCGCCTTACAGCGGGGGCGGGTGTGATAATATTGGCAATCTGAAGCCCGGCGATGTTGAAGGCCTTGGAGGGGGAGATGCATACGGAGGCATTGCTGCGGAATGGTTCAGGCAGAGTACCGTAAGGGGTATATCCACTGTCGGTGTATGTCAGCTCGCAGTGTATTTCGTCTGACACTATATACACATTGTTGCGCAGACATATTTCGGCAATGCGTGTCAGTTCACCGGATGTCCATACTCTGCCTCCGGGGTTGTGAGGATTGCAGAGCAACATTATCTTGGCTTTAGGGTCGGATGCCGCTGCCTCAAGCCCGTCAAAGTCAATCTCATACCTGTCGCCGGTGTATATAAGAGGATTGTGCGCGGGGATGCATCCGTTGTTGCGTATTGAGGAGAAGAAGCAATTGTAGACCGGGGTCTGTATGATTACTTTGTCGCCGGGTTCGGTGAGCGCCTTTATGATTGCTGATATCGCGGGTACGACTCCTGAAGTATAGATAAACCATGAGCGGTCGCTTTCCCAACTGTGGCGATTGTGGAACCAGTCGATAACTGACCGGTAATATTCTTCCGGCACGTGTGTGTAGCCGAATACTCCATGCTCGACGCGTTTGCGCAGAGCGTCGATTACGGCAGGGGCTGTTGGGAAGTCCATATCGGCCACCCACATAGGAAGCAGGTTGTCGCGCTCCGGAGTATCCCATTTGTAAGAGCCGCTGTTGCGGCGCTCGGTTATTTTGTCAAAGTTGTATTTCATCACATGATTGTTTTTTGTATTAAACAAACTCTAAGAGATTGTCTAAAAATTAGTGCGAAATAATGTTATTAGGCATAACAAACCCTCAATCAGAGTGTTGAAAGAGAAAAGGCTAATATTATGCACGAAATCAATCTCTATCAGACACATCTGACCGAGGGTCAGTGGTCTTATATAAACAAAGAATTCCTTGAAAATGATAGACGCAAGAGAAAATATTCACTACAATCAGTTTTTGAAGCTATCCTCTACCTATTGGCCAGCGGTTGTCAATGGCGAAGGTTGCCTCACGACTATCCCGCGTGGAAAAGTGTCTATTATTACTACCATAAATGGAGACAAGAGGGTCGTGTCGAGCATTTCCTTGAGAAACTCGTCAGAAAGATACGTCGCAAACGCGGCCAGGCATCAAGTCCGAGTGTTGGCGCGATGGATGCCCAAAGTGTCAGATGGGGTAGCAGACAGGGAGATAACGGATATGACGGCAACAAAAAAGTCAAGGGTGTCAAAAGGAATATCATCACCGACCGCAATGGCTTCATCCTTGCGAGGAAAGTCTGTAACGCTGGTATTCACGATTCAAAAATGGCTCATGATCTATGCGGACTGGCGGATGATGTATGGGAAGACCTGCGCAAGGTATTGTCCGACCGAGGGTATCGGGGAGACGTGGACAAAGACATTGAAAAAGACTTCGGCATCGAGCTTGAGGTATCCAATACCCCCAATGGAGTTAAGGGATTCCTGCCAAAGCCGCTCAGATGGGTGGTTGAGAGGACTTTCGCATGGCTTGACTCTTGCCGCAGACTCGCCCGGAACTATGAGATACTGAATGAATCAGCGGAAGAAATGATTGATTTCGCTGCCATAAAATTTTTAATCAATAAAATTTAGACAATCTCTTAGAGATTGTCTAAATTTATATGATACCGATTTTGAGAAGGATTGTCTGATGGATTTTTGCTTGTGATGAGGGAGTGTAGCCGTAGCTACATGACCGAAGAATAAACAAAAAGACGCGGACAAGACTCTCAAAAGCAAAGTAATATGAATTTTAGACAATCTCTAAGTATCTGTCTCTTTGCGCCATCGCCCGAATGCCAGTAGCTCAAGGAATATGAGGCCACGGAAACAGAGCTCGATACACATGGCGAGCCATACGCCTTTCAGTCCCATGGCCGGTGCCAGAAGTGTGGCGAGAGTGAGTCGTACGCCCCATATGCTCAGTAGATTCATTATGCTTGGCAGGACGGTGCGGCCGAGTCCTACGAAAAATCCGTAGCTTACTATCGCGGCCCCGAACATAGGCTCGGCCCAGGCCTCGATGCGCAGGATTTCTGCTCCGAGAATCCAGATTTCCT containing:
- a CDS encoding MalY/PatB family protein, with amino-acid sequence MKYNFDKITERRNSGSYKWDTPERDNLLPMWVADMDFPTAPAVIDALRKRVEHGVFGYTHVPEEYYRSVIDWFHNRHSWESDRSWFIYTSGVVPAISAIIKALTEPGDKVIIQTPVYNCFFSSIRNNGCIPAHNPLIYTGDRYEIDFDGLEAAASDPKAKIMLLCNPHNPGGRVWTSGELTRIAEICLRNNVYIVSDEIHCELTYTDSGYTPYGTLPEPFRSNASVCISPSKAFNIAGLQIANIITPAPAVRRRIDRAININEVCDVNPFGIAATIAAYSYGSNWLGQLVEYLHGNYTEICDFIAKEMPSLKVMPLESTYLAWIDIRDTGMTSEAFTDMLLRHTGLMVNPGTMYGPHGEGFIRLNFACPRSMVIDAMHRLKTAIDMHFNA
- a CDS encoding IS5 family transposase — translated: MHEINLYQTHLTEGQWSYINKEFLENDRRKRKYSLQSVFEAILYLLASGCQWRRLPHDYPAWKSVYYYYHKWRQEGRVEHFLEKLVRKIRRKRGQASSPSVGAMDAQSVRWGSRQGDNGYDGNKKVKGVKRNIITDRNGFILARKVCNAGIHDSKMAHDLCGLADDVWEDLRKVLSDRGYRGDVDKDIEKDFGIELEVSNTPNGVKGFLPKPLRWVVERTFAWLDSCRRLARNYEILNESAEEMIDFAAIKFLINKI